A window from Spirochaetota bacterium encodes these proteins:
- the gspE gene encoding type II secretion system ATPase GspE — translation MSVRGRKTKPLGALLVDRKVVTPEQLQEALLLQKSMPLRLGQLLIKKGMATEDEVLGALAEQSGIAYHKNIVFDDPENTFNRVPTYFLKKNRIAPFKSDGSVIHVASADVLNIHPFDDLKMLYPDYDIETVLAPEAEILRVINSHFDIMRADSADEVIDGLAGSDFEILSSAIPETEDILDMANEAPIIRLVNTMVSQAVQDRASDIHIEPYEKDLAVRFRIDGILYQMFTPPKKYQGAIISRIKIMANLNIAENRLPQDGRIQIKIGGKDIDIRVSVFPTYYGERVVMRLLNKTDMNFDLSAMGFSETVLKSFEDTIRKTYGVVLVTGPTGSGKSTTLYSVLSRLRSSEINILTVEDPIEYQLHGVGQMQVKPKIDLTFANGLRSILRQDPDVIMIGEIRDLETAEIAIQAALTGHRVFSTLHTNDAASGVTRLIDMGVEPFLITSSVNAFLAQRLVRRVCPHCREAYRPTAQMLSQLGVSAAKIKGSRFYRGKGCEKCLGTGFLGRTGIFEFLPLSNDIRRMIIVRSEAYEIKEQAIKEGMLTLLSDGLQKAMDGTTTIEEVLRVS, via the coding sequence ATGAGCGTCCGCGGCAGGAAGACAAAACCGCTGGGGGCCCTTCTTGTCGACCGTAAGGTCGTCACGCCCGAGCAACTTCAGGAGGCGCTTCTCCTCCAGAAGTCCATGCCGCTGCGCCTCGGCCAGCTCCTCATCAAAAAAGGGATGGCAACCGAGGACGAGGTGCTGGGGGCGCTCGCGGAACAGTCGGGGATTGCATACCATAAAAACATAGTGTTCGACGACCCGGAGAACACCTTCAACAGGGTCCCCACTTACTTCCTGAAAAAAAACAGGATTGCGCCCTTTAAATCCGACGGATCGGTCATCCATGTCGCGTCGGCCGACGTGCTCAATATCCATCCCTTCGACGACCTCAAGATGCTGTACCCGGATTACGACATAGAAACCGTGCTCGCGCCAGAGGCCGAGATACTGCGCGTCATCAACAGCCATTTCGACATAATGCGCGCGGACTCCGCCGACGAAGTGATAGACGGCCTTGCCGGTTCCGACTTCGAGATACTATCATCCGCCATACCCGAGACCGAGGACATCCTCGACATGGCGAACGAGGCCCCCATCATCCGCCTCGTCAATACCATGGTTTCCCAGGCCGTCCAGGACAGGGCAAGCGACATTCATATCGAGCCCTACGAGAAGGACCTGGCGGTCCGGTTTCGCATTGACGGCATCCTCTATCAGATGTTTACCCCGCCCAAAAAGTACCAGGGGGCGATCATCTCGCGAATCAAGATCATGGCGAACCTCAATATCGCCGAAAACCGCCTGCCCCAGGACGGGCGCATCCAGATCAAGATCGGCGGCAAGGACATCGACATTCGCGTGTCGGTTTTCCCGACTTATTACGGCGAGCGCGTGGTGATGCGTCTGCTCAACAAGACCGACATGAACTTCGACCTGTCGGCCATGGGTTTTTCCGAGACCGTTCTTAAGTCGTTCGAGGACACTATCAGGAAAACCTACGGCGTGGTGCTGGTTACCGGCCCCACCGGAAGCGGCAAGAGCACAACGCTCTACAGCGTGCTCTCGCGTCTTCGCTCTTCCGAGATCAATATCCTCACGGTCGAGGACCCGATCGAGTATCAGCTCCACGGCGTGGGCCAGATGCAGGTGAAGCCCAAGATCGACCTCACCTTCGCCAACGGCCTGCGCTCCATCCTGCGCCAGGACCCGGACGTCATCATGATCGGGGAGATACGCGACCTCGAGACCGCGGAGATCGCCATTCAGGCCGCGCTTACCGGCCACCGTGTCTTTTCCACGCTCCATACCAACGACGCGGCCAGCGGCGTCACCCGGCTCATCGACATGGGGGTCGAGCCGTTTCTCATTACCTCCTCCGTCAACGCGTTTCTCGCCCAGCGGCTGGTACGCAGAGTATGTCCGCACTGCCGCGAGGCGTACCGGCCCACCGCTCAGATGCTTTCACAGCTCGGCGTCAGCGCGGCGAAGATAAAGGGCAGCCGCTTCTACCGCGGCAAAGGCTGCGAAAAATGCCTGGGCACCGGCTTCCTGGGCAGGACCGGCATTTTCGAGTTCCTGCCGCTCTCGAATGATATCCGGCGGATGATCATCGTCCGCTCTGAGGCGTATGAGATCAAGGAACAGGCGATCAAGGAAGGGATGCTCACCCTTCTTTCGGATGGGCTCCAGAAAGCGATGGATGGAACCACCACCATAGAAGAAGTGCTGAGGGTGAGCTGA
- a CDS encoding type II secretion system F family protein, producing the protein MIFEYHALDRKGDTVTDVVDAPSEQAARQKVRGMGLYLVRLEQHGGGPFASSSASKSGIRRAYEELSYYLDLKFSSKQVGIFSRQLSVLLGAGMPLLVSINDIIDQVDNRNFKSIVADIKEKLQEGSSFSACLERHPIVFSEMYINMVRVGESLGSLDQVIERLAELEEKKNILKGKIQAALWYPAFLIFFAIVVVLFIMINIIPSLTRMFLELGKDLPLPTRMVMGFSDFLATFWPFLLAAAAAGAYFLRRYVKTPEGRRKADELKLSVPLIGGLYRKLVVLRFTQNLGVLLSNRVDIMKSFEIVKKIVVNSVIEEKIDGAADRVREGSSVSTALAKADFLPRMVIGMIAAGEASDQLDAMLQNIGRVYETELDLTVSSLTSMIEPIIIIIMGVVIGLIVIAVLLPIFEMNLILQ; encoded by the coding sequence GTGATTTTCGAATACCATGCCCTCGACAGGAAGGGCGATACGGTTACCGACGTGGTGGACGCCCCGAGCGAACAGGCGGCGCGCCAGAAGGTGCGGGGCATGGGGCTCTACCTCGTCAGGCTCGAGCAGCACGGAGGCGGGCCCTTTGCATCTTCCTCCGCGTCGAAGAGCGGGATTCGCAGGGCGTATGAGGAGCTCTCCTACTACCTGGATCTGAAGTTCAGTTCGAAACAGGTCGGCATCTTCTCCCGCCAGCTGTCGGTCCTTCTGGGCGCGGGAATGCCGCTTCTGGTCTCCATAAACGACATCATCGACCAGGTCGACAACAGGAACTTCAAGAGCATCGTTGCGGACATCAAGGAGAAACTGCAGGAAGGCTCGTCCTTTTCGGCCTGCCTGGAGCGACACCCGATCGTCTTTTCGGAGATGTACATCAACATGGTACGGGTCGGCGAGAGCCTCGGTTCGCTCGACCAGGTGATCGAGCGGCTGGCGGAACTCGAGGAGAAGAAAAATATTTTAAAGGGCAAGATTCAGGCCGCGCTGTGGTACCCGGCCTTTCTCATCTTCTTCGCGATTGTGGTGGTGCTCTTCATCATGATAAACATCATCCCCTCGCTCACCCGCATGTTTTTGGAGCTGGGCAAGGATCTTCCCCTGCCGACCAGGATGGTGATGGGATTCAGCGATTTCCTAGCCACCTTCTGGCCGTTTCTGCTGGCGGCCGCCGCGGCGGGAGCGTATTTTCTCAGGCGTTACGTTAAAACGCCCGAGGGCCGGCGCAAGGCCGACGAACTGAAGCTCTCGGTTCCGCTTATCGGCGGCCTCTACCGGAAGCTGGTGGTGCTGCGCTTTACGCAGAACCTCGGAGTGCTGCTCTCCAACCGCGTCGACATCATGAAGTCGTTCGAGATCGTCAAGAAGATCGTGGTCAATTCGGTCATCGAGGAGAAGATCGACGGGGCGGCTGACAGGGTCCGCGAGGGTTCATCGGTCTCGACCGCCCTCGCAAAGGCGGACTTTTTACCGCGGATGGTCATCGGCATGATCGCCGCCGGCGAGGCGAGCGATCAGCTCGACGCCATGCTCCAGAATATCGGCCGCGTGTATGAAACCGAGCTCGACCTTACGGTGTCGAGCCTCACCAGCATGATCGAACCGATCATTATCATCATCATGGGAGTGGTCATCGGCCTCATCGTTATAGCGGTGCTTTTGCCCATATTCGAAATGAACCTTATTCTACAGTGA
- the gspG gene encoding type II secretion system major pseudopilin GspG, which yields MKGNGGFTLIELMIVIAIIAILSIIVVPRFMDIPQKARVEAAKQQIAAFGLALDRYNLDNGIYPSTEQGLSALTMKPTSEPAPMNYNEGGYLKKKELPKDPWGRDFIYRSPGDHGNDYEIMSLGADGRDGGDGVNQDIKSW from the coding sequence ATGAAGGGGAACGGCGGTTTTACACTCATCGAACTCATGATCGTCATCGCCATCATCGCCATTCTTTCGATCATTGTCGTGCCGCGTTTCATGGATATTCCACAGAAGGCCCGCGTGGAGGCCGCAAAGCAGCAGATAGCCGCCTTCGGACTGGCGCTGGACCGCTACAACCTCGACAACGGCATCTACCCGTCGACCGAACAGGGCCTGTCCGCTCTCACCATGAAACCGACATCGGAACCCGCCCCCATGAACTATAACGAGGGCGGCTACTTAAAGAAAAAGGAGCTGCCGAAAGACCCGTGGGGACGCGACTTCATATACCGCTCGCCCGGCGACCACGGCAACGATTACGAGATCATGAGCCTGGGCGCCGACGGCAGGGACGGCGGCGACGGCGTGAACCAGGACATAAAAAGCTGGTAA
- a CDS encoding type II secretion system protein — protein sequence MAQSFRGNGGFTLLELIVVIAIISIMAMLVVPRITRLTGTDRGSFVILTGIIARCFDDAYLKGNTNYLIVHLHERGTELGEYDETIFSRENGISVVNMNREGKFVDSPDRLLSYHRFPGSFRIEEVLLPGADPVRQGSVFIPFYPSGASDNAVIHILVGGDARWSVRINRLKKEARIIHEYVGFE from the coding sequence ATGGCGCAATCCTTTCGGGGAAACGGCGGCTTCACCCTCCTGGAGCTCATCGTCGTAATCGCCATCATCTCGATTATGGCCATGCTCGTGGTGCCGCGCATCACGCGCCTTACCGGCACGGACAGGGGAAGTTTCGTCATCCTCACCGGCATCATCGCGCGGTGCTTCGACGACGCCTACCTCAAGGGAAACACCAATTATCTCATCGTGCACCTGCACGAGCGCGGCACGGAGCTCGGTGAGTACGACGAAACGATTTTCAGCCGCGAGAACGGCATATCGGTGGTCAACATGAACCGCGAGGGAAAGTTCGTCGATTCGCCCGACCGCCTGCTATCGTACCACCGGTTCCCGGGATCGTTCCGCATCGAGGAGGTGCTCCTGCCCGGGGCCGATCCGGTTCGGCAGGGAAGCGTGTTCATACCGTTTTATCCTTCCGGCGCATCAGACAACGCGGTTATCCATATCCTTGTCGGCGGCGACGCGCGCTGGTCGGTGCGCATCAACCGACTGAAAAAAGAGGCCAGAATCATCCATGAGTACGTCGGTTTCGAATGA
- a CDS encoding prepilin-type N-terminal cleavage/methylation domain-containing protein — MSTSVSNDVRGGGFALVEILIAIAILSIAMLAIISGVSSGIAAIGGNRNMTRAMLIAKSRLSLCYVYRMREPDVQEEAVKEYPGFAYSRKTTKFEHELFGPVSARRVEITVHWLERGHKKNYTLSYVYPERM, encoded by the coding sequence ATGAGTACGTCGGTTTCGAATGATGTTCGCGGCGGCGGATTCGCGCTCGTCGAGATACTCATAGCCATCGCCATCCTCTCCATCGCCATGCTCGCCATCATTTCGGGCGTGTCATCTGGTATCGCCGCCATCGGCGGGAACAGGAACATGACCCGGGCGATGTTGATTGCCAAGAGCAGGCTCAGTCTCTGCTACGTATACCGCATGCGCGAACCGGACGTGCAGGAGGAGGCCGTAAAGGAGTACCCGGGGTTCGCATACAGCCGGAAAACGACCAAATTCGAACATGAGCTCTTCGGGCCCGTAAGTGCCCGAAGGGTTGAGATCACCGTCCACTGGCTCGAAAGGGGGCATAAAAAGAACTACACCCTCAGCTACGTCTATCCGGAGAGGATGTGA
- a CDS encoding type II secretion system protein GspJ, with product MKRGITEIPAAARRLVRFLPYLRGWAGFTLIEVIVATALSSMILLIVYSAHRSIMTSIFDLTGVAEFHENMSLAVQRIDRDISYAFSNKFNERVCFIGENQMGQTANGRLDFITTDFSRESISLNPKKQHPSSDIYEVGYRIRQDMEAPGVFQLVRRRDLHYDDNPLGGGDEDAMLDNVIDLKFEFWLRNDWTDKWDSREAKQLPQAVRTSLRVKNYRGTVEDFVFISYVNPVNE from the coding sequence GTGAAACGCGGTATCACTGAAATCCCGGCCGCGGCCCGCAGGCTCGTCCGTTTCTTACCGTATCTCCGCGGCTGGGCCGGCTTCACGCTCATCGAGGTGATCGTCGCGACCGCGCTCTCCTCGATGATTCTCCTCATCGTTTACTCGGCGCACCGTTCGATAATGACCTCCATCTTCGATCTTACCGGCGTCGCCGAGTTCCACGAGAACATGAGCCTGGCGGTCCAGCGCATCGACCGTGACATCTCCTACGCGTTTTCGAATAAGTTCAACGAGCGCGTTTGTTTTATCGGGGAGAACCAGATGGGCCAGACGGCCAACGGCCGGCTCGATTTCATCACCACGGACTTCTCGCGCGAATCCATATCGCTCAATCCCAAAAAGCAGCATCCCTCAAGCGACATCTACGAGGTCGGCTACCGCATTCGCCAGGACATGGAGGCGCCGGGGGTGTTCCAGCTCGTCCGCCGGCGCGACCTCCACTACGACGACAACCCGCTCGGCGGCGGCGATGAGGACGCCATGCTCGACAACGTCATCGACCTCAAATTCGAGTTCTGGCTGAGGAACGACTGGACCGACAAATGGGACTCGCGGGAGGCCAAACAACTTCCCCAGGCGGTGCGGACGTCGCTCCGCGTGAAAAACTACCGCGGTACCGTGGAGGACTTTGTGTTCATTTCGTACGTCAACCCGGTGAATGAATGA
- a CDS encoding general secretion pathway protein GspK, which produces MRLPLYISARLDAAVLNYRRREALLRERGVLHAFRGSSGYVLVIVLLVISLLVAVSSEFIITAQTNVRYIGRFSESLRARTIARAGVNLGVALLEADKKGAASSLLSGVSTNSNVDSFQDIWAIDLPPLPIEGGHLKIDITDENSKINLNAFANEVVDRSPYYTVAQRFFMNMGLPMDIADALIDWVDIDDSRFPYGAESSDYYLAQPRPYRAKNGAMDSIQEMLMVKGITPEIYYGLGGGNFGLERDLVEHNRGARRLDPEAINKTGTGRALSSRRTEGAESVAPVGKERSRRLDEYFRITGERTDYLSELNKININTASFRVLSALTDEMTDDKVAELIRRRRSKPFESIDEVADIIIDETVRRNLLTVRSFIFRLAVTGRVNKTEVMMIALYNRQNKVFYYMSEQ; this is translated from the coding sequence ATGAGACTTCCGCTTTATATCAGCGCCCGCCTGGATGCGGCCGTACTGAACTACCGCAGGCGCGAAGCCCTTCTTCGCGAACGCGGCGTGCTGCACGCCTTCAGGGGTTCATCGGGCTATGTACTGGTCATCGTGCTTCTGGTCATTTCGCTCCTGGTGGCGGTTTCGAGCGAGTTCATCATAACGGCCCAGACCAACGTGCGCTATATCGGCAGGTTCAGCGAGTCGCTCAGGGCGCGGACCATCGCGCGGGCGGGCGTCAATCTGGGTGTTGCGCTTTTGGAGGCCGACAAAAAGGGCGCGGCTTCCAGTCTGCTTTCGGGCGTCTCGACCAATTCGAACGTCGATTCCTTCCAGGACATCTGGGCGATCGACCTGCCGCCCCTGCCGATCGAAGGCGGGCACCTTAAAATCGACATAACCGACGAGAACTCAAAAATCAACCTCAACGCATTCGCCAACGAAGTGGTCGACCGATCGCCCTATTATACCGTGGCACAGCGTTTTTTCATGAATATGGGCCTGCCAATGGATATTGCCGACGCGCTCATCGACTGGGTGGATATCGACGACAGCCGTTTCCCCTACGGCGCAGAATCTTCCGACTACTACCTCGCGCAACCGCGCCCGTACCGCGCGAAAAACGGTGCGATGGACAGCATTCAGGAGATGCTGATGGTAAAGGGAATCACTCCCGAGATCTACTACGGCCTTGGCGGCGGCAATTTCGGCCTCGAGCGGGACCTGGTCGAGCACAACAGGGGCGCGCGCCGGCTCGATCCCGAGGCCATCAATAAAACCGGAACCGGAAGGGCCCTTTCATCGCGCAGGACCGAGGGCGCCGAATCCGTGGCGCCGGTCGGAAAGGAGCGCAGCCGCAGGCTCGATGAATACTTTCGGATAACCGGCGAACGCACCGATTACCTGAGCGAGCTCAACAAGATCAACATCAATACCGCTTCGTTTCGGGTCTTATCGGCGTTGACAGACGAGATGACCGATGATAAAGTTGCCGAGCTTATCCGCAGGCGCCGCTCGAAGCCGTTCGAATCGATCGACGAAGTCGCCGATATCATAATTGATGAGACGGTCAGGCGGAACCTGCTCACCGTGCGGTCGTTTATATTCCGCCTCGCGGTCACCGGCCGCGTCAACAAAACCGAAGTAATGATGATCGCCCTGTACAACAGGCAGAACAAGGTCTTTTACTATATGAGCGAACAATGA
- the pilM gene encoding pilus assembly protein PilM: MFENIAALDIGSSAVRLLTARTGLRNFQVTGLSIEDISREEGDGPGDAVRRAIGRLLVDNDISGCTILCNLPMEKAIVRIIAFPFSDAEKISAAIPYEAEENMPFSIDELIMDFQSLKSPRPDEARIMLAATPIEAVREQVALLEAAGLRPFRMGFEANALFECYRYFNRIPDENIIQLDIGNEKTILVIAGGGDLLYTRCIAGGLGAVHREIAAMNRCSIRDAQRLFESLNLDLTSIENNYQRDFYKTLGLNRSKLKKIYDRTISVVEELVEQVLLTLRSFSVEYGELEFGRILVSGGSANLAGIGHLISRELELPVAALPFLQGYPEQAIQTQFPIVFGTMLSYLNARRQSVNFLKGEFVPDLAGGSRKIYYLAATFLFLAAFIFMVNLAVSTFINYRTGSQYDNEINERYMRYFHARKAVDDPVKAASALVNEEKKQLDAIDVLVQPGDRVIDLLSEIVAKFPGDPDFQLTNMVINEGIVRIDGQTSSSKIIDDFKNRLVDTGRFGSVDLNTSISRKNEIGFSMVIKQSGKKTPVREQAE, from the coding sequence TTGTTTGAGAACATCGCCGCGCTTGATATCGGCTCTTCCGCCGTCCGGCTCCTGACCGCAAGGACCGGCCTGAGGAATTTCCAGGTTACAGGACTTTCGATCGAGGACATCTCCCGCGAAGAAGGGGACGGTCCGGGCGACGCCGTAAGGCGGGCAATCGGCAGATTGCTTGTGGATAACGACATCAGTGGCTGCACTATTCTATGTAATCTCCCCATGGAGAAGGCGATTGTGCGTATCATCGCCTTCCCATTCAGCGACGCGGAAAAAATCTCGGCCGCCATCCCCTACGAGGCCGAGGAAAATATGCCGTTCAGCATCGACGAGCTCATAATGGACTTCCAGTCGTTGAAGAGCCCCCGGCCCGACGAAGCGAGGATAATGCTGGCGGCCACACCCATCGAAGCGGTACGCGAACAGGTGGCCCTACTTGAAGCGGCCGGCCTGCGTCCCTTCAGGATGGGCTTCGAGGCGAACGCGCTGTTCGAATGCTACCGCTACTTCAACCGCATTCCCGACGAAAACATCATCCAGCTCGACATCGGCAACGAGAAAACAATACTTGTGATCGCCGGCGGCGGCGATCTCCTTTATACGCGCTGCATCGCCGGCGGCCTCGGCGCCGTCCACCGGGAGATTGCGGCCATGAACCGCTGCAGTATCCGCGATGCGCAGCGGCTCTTCGAGTCCCTGAACCTCGACCTTACGTCCATCGAAAACAATTATCAGCGCGACTTCTACAAAACACTTGGCCTCAACAGGTCGAAGCTTAAAAAAATCTACGATCGCACCATCTCGGTGGTCGAAGAACTCGTGGAACAGGTGCTGCTTACCCTGCGCTCCTTTTCCGTGGAATACGGCGAGCTGGAATTCGGCCGCATACTCGTCTCCGGCGGCAGCGCCAACCTCGCGGGGATCGGGCATCTCATTTCGCGCGAACTCGAACTTCCCGTGGCCGCCCTTCCCTTCCTGCAGGGCTACCCCGAGCAGGCCATTCAGACGCAGTTTCCGATAGTTTTCGGCACCATGCTGTCATATCTCAACGCGCGGCGGCAATCGGTCAACTTCCTCAAGGGCGAGTTTGTTCCCGACCTCGCCGGCGGGTCTCGTAAAATCTACTATCTCGCGGCGACCTTTCTTTTCCTCGCCGCTTTTATTTTCATGGTCAACCTCGCCGTATCGACCTTTATCAATTACCGTACGGGATCGCAATATGACAATGAAATAAACGAGCGCTATATGCGCTATTTCCATGCCCGCAAGGCCGTGGACGATCCCGTAAAGGCCGCGTCAGCGCTGGTAAACGAGGAAAAAAAACAGCTCGACGCCATCGACGTGCTCGTCCAGCCGGGCGACAGGGTCATCGATCTCCTTTCCGAGATCGTCGCCAAATTCCCGGGGGATCCCGATTTTCAACTGACCAACATGGTGATCAACGAAGGAATCGTGCGAATCGACGGACAGACGTCCTCGAGCAAGATTATCGACGACTTCAAGAACAGGCTGGTCGATACGGGCAGGTTCGGCTCGGTCGACCTCAACACCAGTATCAGCAGGAAAAACGAAATAGGTTTTTCAATGGTGATAAAACAGTCCGGTAAAAAGACGCCGGTACGGGAACAGGCGGAGTAA
- the gspM gene encoding type II secretion system protein GspM, whose protein sequence is MIKISAREKRLLKIFGAITAGTLLYLLVVNPYLSLMESSRSSIAGSRQDLARLETLYEEYRQIKQQKTRYDTLLGNREENITTLIEQWSTSADVARHIAYTRRTQSNIQNKYLRISTDVKIDGVPIQKFIRFLHEIESSGRLLKVSYLRLYQGLKGADTYDVIMKIDSYTLQ, encoded by the coding sequence ATGATAAAAATATCCGCTCGGGAAAAACGGCTGCTCAAGATTTTCGGCGCAATCACCGCCGGAACACTCCTCTACCTGCTCGTAGTCAATCCGTACCTGTCCCTGATGGAATCTTCCCGATCGAGCATCGCCGGAAGCCGCCAGGACCTCGCCAGGCTCGAAACCCTCTATGAGGAGTACCGCCAGATCAAGCAGCAGAAGACCCGTTACGACACGCTGCTGGGCAACAGGGAGGAAAACATCACCACGCTGATTGAACAGTGGTCCACGAGCGCCGACGTGGCGCGCCATATCGCCTATACGCGCAGGACACAGTCCAACATTCAAAACAAGTACCTGCGCATCTCCACCGACGTCAAGATAGACGGCGTTCCAATTCAGAAGTTCATACGCTTCCTCCACGAGATAGAGAGTTCAGGGCGGCTGCTGAAGGTTAGCTACCTCAGGCTCTACCAGGGGCTTAAAGGCGCGGACACCTACGACGTGATAATGAAAATCGACAGTTACACACTCCAGTGA
- the gspN gene encoding type II secretion system protein GspN: MELRRLRERISAALKSAGRFARGALALPYARLYIATALVLTAVFTVLGFPFDVLIRSELQKMEQRGLRSVIVGEIDFNVIGDSYIDSLILGTGTESEISMKDVRFDIAINPVTTLVNKTLKGEIGVQDFRYADDSASFSCLLNSEFRLAADPASGVPRDGFLNIEIQNVSLKGITIKEFTIPAIRFTSIAMQSEIKKSEIHITKLEGAGPDIRGTVRGSIALAPYVRNSTLNLVIDIDTQSKLIQDYRMLLGGLAKNDEGLLRLTVSGSLQAPVVGVPGGEKGREQ, from the coding sequence ATGGAATTACGAAGGCTAAGAGAGAGGATCTCCGCGGCGCTTAAATCGGCCGGCCGTTTCGCGCGCGGGGCGCTGGCACTGCCGTATGCCAGGCTCTACATCGCGACGGCGCTGGTCCTCACCGCGGTATTCACCGTGCTGGGGTTCCCGTTCGACGTCCTGATACGCAGTGAGCTCCAGAAGATGGAACAGAGAGGCCTGCGAAGCGTTATCGTCGGGGAGATTGATTTCAATGTCATAGGGGACTCATACATCGACAGCCTCATACTCGGCACCGGAACGGAATCGGAAATCAGCATGAAAGACGTCCGTTTCGATATCGCCATCAACCCGGTCACCACCCTCGTCAATAAAACCCTGAAGGGTGAAATCGGCGTCCAGGACTTCAGGTACGCCGACGACAGCGCTTCATTCTCCTGCCTTCTGAACAGCGAATTCAGACTGGCCGCCGATCCGGCATCGGGCGTCCCCCGCGACGGTTTTCTGAACATCGAGATTCAGAACGTCTCGCTTAAGGGGATAACCATAAAAGAATTCACGATCCCCGCCATACGCTTCACCTCGATAGCCATGCAATCAGAGATTAAAAAAAGCGAAATACATATAACGAAACTCGAAGGCGCGGGGCCGGATATTCGCGGCACCGTCCGGGGCTCCATCGCCCTTGCGCCGTACGTGCGGAACTCCACGCTCAACCTCGTCATCGACATCGATACTCAATCGAAGCTTATTCAGGACTACCGCATGCTGCTCGGCGGTCTTGCCAAAAACGACGAGGGCCTCCTCAGGTTGACCGTCAGCGGCAGCCTGCAGGCGCCGGTGGTCGGCGTTCCCGGCGGAGAAAAGGGCCGCGAGCAATGA